The genomic region AGGATTCGGATAAGTTCAATCTGAACATTTTCGCTTAAATCCTGAATTTTTGTTGAACCGATATAGACCTTTGTTGAAATGTTGTAGTTTGCTTCAAGCGTTGCCGCCAGTTTTTTTACAATTTCTTCAAAGCTTTCGTTCAGGTTCAGGTGGGTGGTTCCAATCATATAGCGTACTTCGTTAAAAGCCTGCTGGGCATAAAACTTTGATTTTGAAATATCTTCTTTTTCAAGATAAAGCTTAAGCGCCGCAAGATCCTGAGCAACACCGTCGTGAAGGTTGCGGCTGATTTTAGACTGTTCTTCACTCATTACCTTAAGGCGGTGAAGGTCAATTCTGTTTTTAAAGGATTTTTCTACAATCAGAAAAACTGCAATCATAATGAGAATGAGAGAGCAGTATAAAAGCGTGTCGTAGCCAAGATTGAGGCGGTTCTGTGTCTGGTGTATGTTGTTTTGAAAAGTGATTATCGGCTCAATTGTGTTCTGATTTGTTTCCAGAAGTTCAATAATCTCTGAAAGTTCAGTTTTTAATTCTTCATCAAAATAAGTAAAAGGCGTGTAATCGTAAGTGAGTTTTTCTATCAAATCATCATGATTAAAATTACCGCTGTTTTCTTCCAGCTGAATTTTGAGCATCTGAGAATCCAGTTCCGAAATCTTTTTATTCGACCAGGTCTTAAAATAAATGGAAAATCCAAAATTGATTATTGCCACATAGATGATGAGTAATTCAATTTTAAAAACATGCTTCAATGTTAAAGCAACACTTTTGCTCATGCGCCAAGTATACATCAAAAGTCCCGTTTTTGTTTGGGAAATTTTCCCAAGAATTTTAGGAAAGCGTCCCAAAGGAATTTAGAAGGAATGATGTAGAATCATCCAGCAGAGAAAATTATTAAATAATTTTGGAGATTCGAATGAAGAAGAT from Treponema rectale harbors:
- a CDS encoding sensor histidine kinase; the encoded protein is MSKSVALTLKHVFKIELLIIYVAIINFGFSIYFKTWSNKKISELDSQMLKIQLEENSGNFNHDDLIEKLTYDYTPFTYFDEELKTELSEIIELLETNQNTIEPIITFQNNIHQTQNRLNLGYDTLLYCSLILIMIAVFLIVEKSFKNRIDLHRLKVMSEEQSKISRNLHDGVAQDLAALKLYLEKEDISKSKFYAQQAFNEVRYMIGTTHLNLNESFEEIVKKLAATLEANYNISTKVYIGSTKIQDLSENVQIELIRILQEALSNISRHANASNVEIRFVDGIDDFRFIIKDDGKGFSEEEVELKNKQSAKKHYGVSNIKERVELLGGTVNFISEVGTTIAITIKDSVR